A genomic region of Magnolia sinica isolate HGM2019 chromosome 6, MsV1, whole genome shotgun sequence contains the following coding sequences:
- the LOC131249542 gene encoding cytochrome P450 89A2-like has translation MLAIRRRLVTNLLPIVQTRAHKMEENKTDGIFSYADSLLSLELPGGGKLKESEVTTLCYEFLTAGVSTVVSSLQWAMANLVKYPDVQAKLFKEIERVTQKNGGVINEEDLKKMPYLKAVILETLRRQPTIHTLLPHRVSEDISLEGYTIPKNTYVSFMLVSMGLDGKVWQDPLEFKPERFMGGESGTREIKMIPFGAGRRVCPGMGLGMFHLEYMVAHLIKEFEWKVVAGDEVDMAESMEMDIDYVMKKPLQACIVPRK, from the coding sequence ATGCTAGCAATCCGTAGAAGGCTGGTCACCAACCTCCTCCCCATTGTACAAACCAGAGCACATAAAATGGAGGAAAACAAGACAGATGGCATCTTTTCTTATGCAGATTCACTACTTTCATTGGAACTTCCAGGAGGTGGAAAACTCAAGGAGTCTGAAGTCACCACACTCTGCTATGAATTTCTCACTGCCGGTGTTTCTACCGTAGTGTCGTCATTGCAATGGGCAATGGCGAACCTGGTCAAATACCCAGATGTACAAGCCAAGTTGTTTAAGGAGATTGAGAGAGTCACTCAGAAAAATGGAGGGGTTATCAATGAAGAGGACCTCAAGAAAATGCCTTATCTCAAGGCAGTGATCTTGGAGACTCTTCGTAGGCAACCAACCATACATACATTGCTTCCACATAGGGTTTCGGAGGATATAAGCTTGGAAGGATATACCATACCCAAAAATACTTATGTGAGTTTCATGCTGGTAAGTATGGGTTTGGATGGAAAGGTCTGGCAAGATCCATTGGAGTTCAAGCCGGAGAGGTTCATGGGAGGAGAGTCTGGAACGAGGGAGATTAAGATGATCCCATTTGGTGCAGGAAGGAGAGTCTGCCCAGGGATGGGACTTGGAATGTTTCATTTGGAATACATGGTGGCCCATCTGATCAAGGAGTTTGAGTGGAAGGTCGTGGCAGGAGATGAAGTGGACATGGCTGAGAGTATGGAGATGGACATAGACTACGTAATGAAGAAACCCTTGCAAGCTTGTATAGTGCCAAGAAAATGA
- the LOC131249543 gene encoding cytochrome P450 89A2-like, protein MRKRKSLPPGPMPLPVVGNLHQIGLGEIEPQLKKLHDKYGSMITVYQGPERHVFIGGHDVAHQTLVKNGLAFGHRLPAAPENFRLFGGDASEPFIGFTDCGPLWRLFRRNLASEILSPTSLSSFANDRNEILKKLIHKLKNEADKAGDVVQPLETFRHVLFSLALFMCFGEKLDDEAVAERLEAIRLSHQNLSRFVVFHIFPKFGKYLFPQRWKEMLAIRRRLVINLLPIVQTRAHKMEENKKDGIFSYADSLLALELPGGGKLKESEVTTLCYEFLTAGVSTVVSSLQWAMANLVKYPYVQAKLFEEIERVTQKNGGVINEEDLKKMPYLKAVILETLRSHPPIHTLLPHKVSEDISLEGYTIPKNTYVNFMLVSMGLDGKVWQDPLEFKPERFMGGRESIDLTGTREIKMIPFGAGRRVCPGMGLGMFHLEYMVAHLIKEFEWKAVAGDELDMAESMEMDIDYVMKKPLQACIVPRK, encoded by the coding sequence ATGAGGAAGAGAAAGAGTCTTCCACCAGGCCCTATGCCGCTTCCTGTAGTAGGCAACTTGCACCAAATCGGCCTTGGGGAGATAGAGCCCCAGCTAAAGAAGCTCCATGACAAGTACGGCTCCATGATAACCGTCTACCAAGGCCCTGAGCGCCATGTCTTCATTGGCGGACATGACGTTGCTCACCAGACACTCGTCAAAAATGGCCTTGCTTTCGGCCACCGTCTCCCCGCCGCCCCGGAGAACTTCCGCCTCTTTGGGGGAGATGCATCAGAGCCTTTCATTGGCTTCACTGATTGTGGCCCTCTCTGGAGGCTCTTCCGCCGCAATCTTGCATCCGAGATTCTCAGCCCCACCAGTCTTAGCTCCTTCGCAAATGACCGCAATGAAATCCTCAAGAAACTGATTCATAAGCTCAAGAACGAAGCTGATAAGGCTGGAGATGTCGTCCAGCCTCTCGAGACATTTCGACATGTATTGTTTTCCCTTGCCTTGTTCATGTGCTTCGGAGAGAAGCTGGATGACGAGGCTGTAGCTGAACGATTGGAAGCAATACGGCTAAGTCATCAGAATTTGAGTAGGTTCGTGGTCTTCCATATATTCCCAAAATTTGGCAAGTATCTCTTTCCCCAACGGTGGAAGGAGATGCTAGCAATCCGTAGAAGGCTGGTCATCAACCTCCTCCCCATTGTACAAACCAGAGCCCATAAAATGGAGGAAAACAAGAAAGATGGCATCTTTTCTTATGCAGATTCATTACTTGCATTGGAGCTTCCAGGAGGTGGGAAACTCAAGGAGTCTGAAGTCACCACACTCTGCTATGAATTTCTCACTGCCGGTGTTTCTACCGTAGTGTCGTCATTGCAATGGGCGATGGCGAACTTGGTGAAATATCCATATGTACAAGCCAAGTTGTTTGAGGAGATTGAGAGAGTCACTCAGAAAAATGGAGGGGTTATCAATGAAGAGGACCTCAAGAAAATGCCTTATCTCAAGGCAGTGATCTTGGAGACTCTTCGTAGCCATCCACCCATACATACATTGCTTCCACATAAGGTTTCAGAGGATATAAGCTTGGAAGGATATACCATACCCAAAAATACTTATGTGAATTTCATGCTGGTAAGTATGGGTTTGGATGGAAAGGTCTGGCAAGATCCATTGGAGTTCAAGCCGGAGAGGTTCATGGGAGGTAGGGAAAGTATCGATCTTACTGGAACGAGGGAGATCAAGATGATCCCATTTGGTGCAGGAAGGAGAGTCTGCCCAGGGATGGGACTTGGAATGTTTCATCTGGaatacatggtggcccacctgatcaaggaGTTTGAATGGAAGGCCGTGGCAGGAGATGAATTGGACATGGCTGAGAGTATGGAGATGGACATAGACTACGTAATGAAGAAACCCTTGCAAGCTTGCATAGTGCCAAGAAAATGA